In Mixta intestinalis, the following are encoded in one genomic region:
- a CDS encoding tyrosine-protein phosphatase: MLSGVDNFRDIAGSTSTYEISHGGTMRSGVFYRSSALTLTEADRNIFDSLGITRIYDVRTLKEIAKTPNTNTDGIDYTHINVIMAVLGRDDESLPVAMPQSGEETKSLMLQANVAFANDAGLRTQFAKLFNSMALTDGAVVFHCTEGKDRTGWISMVLLNIAGADDDAIMADYLASNEYSREHIEATIARLPPRLAEIYTPFLYADASYLQAGLDEAIRLYGSVDNYIKEGLGLSQETIYVLRSQMVQYNQLPGQQALRGNAAQGAALLNALQNSDLAGRYTAYNYYLQSAIDRGSLGGVESRIGGQIHADTASYLLRSGSRMERALAPNVDSRRLRDGEGKLWLTALNGYLGNESSDKAASSNEHSTGTLLGYTQRVNAQLSGYGTLGYSWGSLGSAGAEADANTTILGAGARYAFEDLAYGPFAAADIHAGWVDYSSTRRLGGALGTASGDTHGQLFGGALRLGYVNQYEMLSIESSVGARLTHLHMNGFRERGSELALNVDRISENRSGGLANINIIFHPFNSGSWTVTPAVSVGYEHSFSTPSVHTRGQLYNYGIGQRSAFNSHNMFNAGASIGVTRGSFSLNIGGQAEAASGGNSHGFSGNVSLAYAF, from the coding sequence ATGCTGTCAGGCGTCGATAATTTCCGTGATATTGCTGGTTCCACTTCGACCTATGAAATCAGCCACGGTGGGACAATGCGTAGCGGTGTATTTTACCGCTCCAGCGCGCTGACATTAACCGAGGCAGACAGGAATATTTTTGACTCGCTTGGTATTACCCGCATCTACGATGTCCGAACCCTTAAAGAAATAGCTAAAACACCAAATACTAATACTGATGGCATTGATTATACTCATATCAACGTCATTATGGCGGTTCTTGGCCGGGATGATGAAAGTTTACCTGTCGCCATGCCTCAGAGCGGAGAAGAAACAAAATCATTGATGCTACAGGCTAACGTGGCCTTTGCTAATGATGCTGGCCTGCGTACGCAGTTTGCGAAACTGTTTAATAGCATGGCGCTTACCGATGGGGCTGTCGTCTTTCACTGTACCGAAGGTAAAGATCGTACCGGGTGGATTTCGATGGTATTGCTAAACATCGCCGGGGCGGACGATGACGCAATTATGGCCGATTACCTCGCAAGCAATGAATATTCCCGTGAACATATCGAGGCGACAATTGCCCGGCTGCCGCCGCGGCTGGCTGAAATTTATACGCCGTTCCTCTATGCGGACGCCAGCTATTTGCAGGCTGGCCTGGATGAAGCTATCCGCCTGTACGGTTCTGTAGATAACTATATAAAAGAAGGATTGGGGTTATCCCAGGAGACTATCTACGTGCTGCGCAGCCAGATGGTGCAATATAACCAGCTTCCTGGTCAGCAGGCGCTACGGGGTAATGCGGCTCAGGGTGCGGCGCTGCTCAATGCGTTGCAAAATAGCGACCTGGCGGGGCGCTACACCGCATATAACTATTACCTGCAATCCGCGATTGACCGTGGAAGTCTTGGCGGCGTTGAATCCCGGATCGGCGGACAGATCCATGCCGATACGGCCAGCTATCTGTTACGCAGCGGCTCACGTATGGAAAGAGCGCTGGCACCCAACGTTGACAGTCGTCGGCTACGGGATGGCGAAGGGAAACTGTGGCTTACCGCGCTCAATGGCTATCTGGGCAACGAGAGTTCAGACAAGGCGGCCAGCAGTAATGAACACAGTACTGGTACACTACTGGGCTATACCCAACGCGTTAACGCACAGCTTAGCGGCTACGGTACGCTGGGTTACAGCTGGGGCTCGCTGGGCAGCGCCGGTGCTGAGGCGGATGCTAATACCACCATTCTGGGCGCAGGTGCCAGGTATGCGTTTGAGGATCTCGCGTATGGGCCTTTTGCCGCTGCCGATATTCATGCCGGTTGGGTAGACTATAGCAGCACCCGCCGACTGGGCGGTGCTTTGGGAACTGCCTCTGGTGATACGCATGGACAGCTGTTTGGCGGCGCGCTTCGTCTTGGCTACGTCAACCAGTATGAGATGCTCAGCATTGAATCTTCAGTTGGTGCCCGGTTAACACATCTCCATATGAATGGTTTTCGCGAACGCGGGAGCGAACTGGCGCTTAACGTTGATCGTATAAGTGAAAATCGCTCCGGCGGCCTTGCCAATATTAATATCATCTTCCATCCGTTTAACAGCGGAAGCTGGACAGTAACCCCTGCTGTTTCTGTGGGTTATGAACATAGCTTCAGCACGCCTTCAGTACATACTCGCGGGCAGCTTTATAACTACGGAATTGGTCAGCGTTCAGCATTCAATAGCCATAATATGTTTAATGCCGGAGCCAGCATCGGCGTAACGCGCGGATCTTTCAGCCTGAATATTGGTGGTCAGGCTGAGGCTGCCAGCGGAGGCAACAGCCATGGTTTTAGTGGCAATGTAAGCCTGGCCTACGCCTTTTAA